A genomic window from Candidatus Latescibacter sp. includes:
- a CDS encoding DDE-type integrase/transposase/recombinase gives MKKVAVSADFKQLLKEHRIKTGKDLPPVRRHKNSLLPPSYAHCENCNAPASYLYVNDGCKKSQLRCKVCNTLFQSNHIRKEGKARYWCPYCGRALYRWKAADTHTIYKYSISYGISARMTRQILRDVHNIHISHQTVLNCQKNAAVLAWNFIQKYQGTVSDSQIIGDETYIRITDQWGYTWFVIGAQSKAVWAFNISDNRGVLPALSTITKVMENVPDHTQSSIEFIADGNPSYDAAILAFNSNNVDKSIKRLKVIGLSNDDDESKQYRPLKQLIERLNRTYKFHTRARCGFKNINGAAVLTTLFVTYYNFLRPHSSLNFNPPIILSNLAAINTIQGKWLKILELAA, from the coding sequence TTGAAAAAAGTTGCAGTTTCAGCAGATTTCAAACAACTCCTCAAAGAACATCGCATCAAAACCGGTAAGGACCTCCCACCGGTTCGTCGTCATAAAAACTCGCTTCTTCCGCCCTCGTATGCTCACTGTGAAAATTGCAATGCACCTGCCAGCTATCTTTACGTCAACGACGGCTGTAAAAAAAGCCAGTTGCGCTGTAAAGTGTGCAACACCCTCTTTCAGTCAAACCACATTCGTAAAGAAGGCAAAGCCAGGTACTGGTGTCCATATTGCGGAAGAGCGCTTTACCGCTGGAAAGCGGCTGATACCCACACTATTTATAAGTACAGCATATCTTACGGCATCAGTGCGAGAATGACCCGACAGATTCTTCGTGATGTTCATAACATCCACATCTCTCACCAGACTGTCCTGAACTGTCAAAAAAACGCCGCTGTGCTCGCCTGGAACTTTATCCAAAAATACCAGGGAACCGTAAGCGACTCCCAGATCATCGGCGACGAAACCTACATTCGTATCACTGACCAGTGGGGCTACACATGGTTCGTAATCGGTGCACAATCAAAAGCTGTATGGGCATTCAATATCTCGGATAACCGGGGGGTTCTTCCCGCTCTCTCTACCATAACAAAAGTAATGGAAAATGTCCCGGACCATACTCAATCATCCATCGAATTTATCGCCGATGGAAATCCATCATACGACGCAGCAATTCTCGCTTTCAATTCCAATAATGTTGACAAATCCATCAAACGTCTCAAGGTCATCGGCCTCTCTAACGATGACGATGAATCCAAACAATACCGACCATTGAAACAACTCATTGAACGCCTCAACCGTACCTACAAGTTCCACACCCGCGCTCGCTGCGGTTTCAAGAATATCAACGGCGCTGCCGTGCTCACTACCCTCTTCGTCACTTACTATAACTTCCTGAGACCCCACTCCAGCCTTAATTTCAATCCACCCATTATTCTGTCTAATCTGGCCGCTATCAACACAATTCAGGGTAAATGGCTCAAAATACTTGAACTCGCAGCCTGA
- a CDS encoding aldo/keto reductase has product MKRRDFFVQGAAGALTLGLAGCGAKPRTMGIKKTMLNWEEFTFEPTIPKPSGTIPTGELGKTGIKLSKFGFGSHMRADIVKYTDERQRIIRAAYDLGVTLFDIYDEEQKCYQYEPMGRYIEPFNKNVVLSIAFLPYEKRTFEQEFERDLRVLKRDYIDMVRLHAYDQKHPQWDQWEKLFKMKEKGYVRAVGIPIHNISDLDMALKNYPLDYVLFPYNFYHNVGWHDVKKPQWDNFDPLPVMLRKKGVGVMTMKAFAGDFLVGPFRKIARAAVKYKDVNFNQAALRYVINSPLKPDTTVTGMYNMDHLYTNVGAYYQPKMTNEERALLKEVRDAAQMTAKAYLPKHYRFLENWAAAESDLDAYKKG; this is encoded by the coding sequence ATGAAACGCCGCGATTTCTTCGTACAGGGCGCCGCCGGGGCGCTGACTCTGGGACTGGCAGGATGCGGAGCAAAACCGCGGACAATGGGCATCAAGAAAACAATGCTCAACTGGGAGGAATTTACCTTCGAGCCGACCATCCCCAAACCCTCTGGTACAATACCGACCGGGGAACTGGGGAAAACCGGCATCAAGCTCTCCAAATTCGGATTCGGCTCTCACATGCGGGCGGATATCGTCAAGTACACCGACGAACGACAGCGGATAATCCGCGCCGCGTACGATCTAGGAGTCACCCTCTTCGATATATACGATGAGGAACAGAAATGTTATCAGTATGAGCCGATGGGAAGATACATCGAGCCGTTCAATAAGAACGTGGTGCTTTCCATTGCCTTCCTGCCCTATGAAAAACGTACTTTCGAGCAGGAATTCGAGCGCGACCTCCGTGTGCTGAAACGGGATTACATCGACATGGTTCGTCTCCATGCATACGACCAGAAACACCCGCAGTGGGACCAGTGGGAGAAGCTGTTCAAGATGAAGGAGAAAGGATATGTCCGGGCGGTAGGCATACCCATTCACAACATAAGCGACCTTGATATGGCGCTCAAGAACTATCCCCTGGATTATGTGCTTTTCCCTTACAATTTCTATCATAATGTAGGCTGGCACGATGTGAAAAAGCCCCAGTGGGACAACTTCGATCCCCTGCCGGTAATGCTCCGCAAGAAGGGGGTAGGGGTCATGACCATGAAAGCATTCGCCGGAGACTTCCTGGTGGGGCCGTTCCGGAAGATCGCCCGCGCGGCTGTGAAATACAAGGATGTCAATTTCAACCAGGCGGCGCTGCGCTATGTTATCAATTCACCATTAAAGCCCGATACCACGGTCACCGGCATGTATAACATGGATCATCTCTATACCAATGTCGGCGCGTACTACCAGCCGAAAATGACCAATGAAGAGCGCGCCCTTTTGAAAGAAGTCAGGGATGCCGCCCAGATGACCGCAAAAGCATATCTGCCGAAACACTATCGGTTCCTGGAGAATTGGGCTGCGGCGGAATCGGACCTTGATGCATATAAAAAAGGATAA